Proteins encoded within one genomic window of Episyrphus balteatus chromosome 1, idEpiBalt1.1, whole genome shotgun sequence:
- the LOC129906408 gene encoding uncharacterized protein LOC129906408, with amino-acid sequence MVSLVISTPWILAKNSITIMFSLMCPSLYHDWQKRKIKNPDANLENFAVVISDKLFDLPPELSKSSKPPGRDKAVSAAVSKRVLTHQSVSNASVCVKCGKSVHVLSDCEAFKAMKVDERFEFAKNNAICFRCLDPVPHKWNRCSQRKFCGIEGCSKHHHPLLHLTAPRSSINSSAPAFTPRAQIHSSHLGVKAPVMFKVVPIRPTAAIWTHTYAFLDDGSSIEMIEREVYEYLNLKGEPESLVLHWTKGVSRTEQSIRTTLGVSAVNKVKRFTLKDIYTVNGLELPSQTVNVSTLQKSFAHLKDLPLIELNNAKPKILLGLDQASRGRQWTMNQELLRHP; translated from the coding sequence ATGGTTTCGTTGGTGATATCAACTCCATGGATCTTAGCAAAGAACTCAATAACAATTATGTTCTCACTGATGTGCCCGTCGTTGTATCATGATTGgcagaaacgaaaaataaagaATCCTGAtgcaaatttagaaaattttgcagTGGTCATTTCTGATAAGTTGTTTGATTTACCTCCAGAGTTATCGAAGTCATCGAAGCCACCAGGTAGAGACAAGGCAGTCAGTGCAGCTGTGTCAAAAAGAGTTTTGACTCACCAGTCAGTATCCAACGCAAGTGTTTGTGTCAAGTGTGGCAAATCTGTGCATGTGCTGAGTGATTGTGAAGCTTTCAAGGCGATGAAAGTAGACGAGAGGTTCGAGTTTGCGAAAAACAATGCCATATGTTTCAGATGCCTAGATCCAGTGCCACACAAGTGGAATAGGTGTTCGCAAAGGAAGTTTTGTGGAATTGAAGGCTGTTCAAAGCACCACCACCCTCTTTTGCATCTGACTGCTCCAAGATCATCTATAAATTCATCTGCTCCTGCGTTCACTCCACGTGCACAGATTCACTCATCACATCTTGGAGTTAAGGCACCTGTGATGTTCAAGGTTGTTCCGATTCGACCAACGGCAGCTATTTGGACACATACATATGCCTTTTTAGATGATGGATCCTCGATTGAGATGATTGAACGAGAGGTTTATGAATACTTGAACCTGAAAGGTGAGCCCGAATCTCTAGTACTGCACTGGACTAAGGGTGTTTCGAGAACAGAGCAGTCAATACGAACAACTTTAGGTGTCTCAGCTGTGAATAAGGTCAAACGATTCACACTGAAGGATATATACACAGTTAATGGTTTAGAACTTCCTAGCCAGACCGTCAATGTCAGCACTTTACAGAAATCTTTTGCTCATCTTAAAGATTTGCCGTTAATTGAACTGAATAATGCAAAACCGAAGATTCTTTTGGGTTTAGACCAGGCTAGCAGAGGTCGACAATGGACGATGAACCAAGAGCTATTAAGACACCCCTAG